From a region of the Solanum stenotomum isolate F172 chromosome 2, ASM1918654v1, whole genome shotgun sequence genome:
- the LOC125856300 gene encoding putative late blight resistance protein homolog R1A-10, producing the protein MNDSELADLVQKCLKGPRYLVVVDDIWSRDVWDSISQIFPNRNNGSRVLLTTRETDVAIYANTSSPHKMNLLDLDNSWKLLRDKVFGLEHDHPPELEEIGKKIAEKCQGLPLIISVIAGHLSKTDAKTLESWEYVAKTLSEIIASHPNKCLGVLGLSYHHLPNRLKPCFLSMGDFPEDFQVETWRLIQLWIAEGFIRTSSGSRKSLEEVAEHYLEDLISRNLIMARKKRFNGEVKACGIHDLLREFCLIEAETTKFMHVVRTPFSAAQEPNFRRFSIQKHIKNAYKLLPPVARSIYCFSNLGLTYKLRFFSCFNHLRVLAIFPSYTYPFPLVITKLFHLRYFQVRCFGNIPESISELLNLQTLICDVDSLDITLPRKIWMLKNLRYIRVRAPSYLPSPRIDKNLVTGMPNLEEFFGLCYSSCTNEVFSSVPNLKRLTIHAPSMVNNVPYHLLDMSSLRKLEAFKFSCRYNLVMPIKRFVFPTSLRKLTLDFFSNFIWEEISSTFIMLPNLEELKLKHCRGEDDIWRLTDKDIFKSLKLLLLSELNLKGWEASSDNFPNLKRLVLKKCKDLQEIPTDFGEICTLESIELHDCTTTAEDSVRNIEQEQEDMGNNILKVYIHNSHRN; encoded by the exons ATGAATGACAGTGAGTTAGCTGATCTGGTGCAAAAGTGTCTAAAGGGTCCTAGATaccttgttgttgttgatgatattTGGAGTAGGGATGTTTGGGATAGCATATCACAAATATTTCCTAATCGCAACAATGGGAGTCGAGTCTTATTGACTACTAGGGAAACTGATGTAGCAATATATGCAAATACTAGTAGCCCTCATAAGATGAACCTCTTGGATTTAGATAATAGTTGGAAGTTGCTCCGTGATAAGGTGTTTGGACTAGAACACGATCATCCTCCCGAGTTGGaagaaattggaaaaaaaatagcaGAAAAATGTCAAGGACTTCCCCTAATAATTTCAGTGATTGCAGGGCATCTCTCTAAAACGGATGCCAAGACATTAGAAAGTTGGGAGTATGTTGCCAAAACCTTAAGTGAAATCATTGCTAGTCATCCAAATAAATGCTTAGGAGTGCTCGGTTTGAGTTACCATCACTTGCCTAATCGACTCAAACCGTGCTTTCTTTCTATGGGTGATTTCCCAGAGGATTTTCAAGTTGAAACTTGGAGATTGATCCAATTATGGATTGCAGAAGGTTTCATAAGGACGTCTTCTGGAAGTCGTAAAAGCTTGGAGGAAGTGGCTGAACATTATTTGGAGGATCTTATCAGCAGGAACTTGATAATGGCtagaaaaaaaagattcaatGGTGAGGTAAAAGCATGCGGAATACATGATCTGCTGCGTGAATTCTGTTTGATAGAAGCTGAAACGACAAAGTTTATGCATGTTGTGAGAACTCCATTTTCAGCAGCACAAGAGCCTAATTTTCGTCGCTTCAGTATTCAAAAGCATATTAAAAATGCATATAAGCTCTTACCCCCTGTAGCCAGATCTATCTACTGCTTTTCTAACTTGGGTCTAACTTATAAGCTTAGATTTTTCTCTTGTTTCAACCATCTCAGGGTATTGGCCATCTTTCCTTCCTATACTTACCCATTTCCACTTGTGATTACAAAGTTATTTCATTTGAGATATTTCCAAGTTCGATGCTTTGGAAATATTCCTGAATCAATCTCAGAGCTTCTGAATTTGCAAACTCTAATTTGTGATGTTGATTCATTGGATATAACTTTACCTAGGAAGATATGGATGTTGAAGAACTTGAGGTATATACGTGTTAGGGCACCCAGTTATTTACCAAGTCCTAGAATAGATAAGAATCTTGTGACAGGGATGCCAAATCTAGAGGAATTTTTTGGTCTTTGTTACTCTAGTTGTACAAATGAAGTCTTTTCTAGCGTCCCCAATTTAAAGAGATTGACCATTCACGCACCTTCAATGGTAAACAATGTTCCATATCATCTCTTGGATATGTCGAGCTTGAGAAAACTTGAGGCATTCAAGTTTTCCTGTAGATATAATTTGGTAATGCCCATCAAAAGATTTGTTTTTCCAACATCACTTAGGAAGTTGACTTTAGATTTCTTTAGTAATTTTATTTGGGAAGagatatcatcaacatttatcATGTTGCCAAATCTTGAAGAGCTCAAACTTAAACATTGTCGAGGCGAAGATGATATATGGAGATTGACTGACAAAGACATATTCAAAAGCTTGAAGTTGTTGTTACTGAGCGAGCTAAATCTTAAGGGTTGGGAAGCAAGCAGTGATAACTTCCCTAATCTAAAACGCCTTGTTCTGAAGAAATGCAAGGACCTGCAAGAAATTCCAACAGATTTCGGGGAAATTTGTACTTTGGAATCGATTGAGTTACATGATTGCACCACTACTGCTGAGGATTCTGTCAGAAATATCGAACAAGAACAAGAGGACATGGGGAATAATATCCTTAAGGTCTACATCCATAACAGCCACA GGAATTGA
- the LOC125856299 gene encoding putative late blight resistance protein homolog R1A-10: protein MVSKLTVSLLDHEVRVFGKGSCPNELEGTGKKNAEKCGGVPLVVVVIAGALRGRLDKKYCERVDRNVVQHFGDHTQDSCLKFVKMSYDHLPQEVQMCFLYCGVFPRGFDIPCWKMIRLWIAEGLIKPQPKFTLEERAEFCLTDLVNRNSVIIMQKMSDGQIKTCRLHDMLYQFCKKEASNRWLFQEPDQSTLDPDTCHRLSIQPSNLSDFLSTAPVAEHVRSFYCFSSKQKPIDLSPNEIKLIHKAFPLMRVLDVESLKFIFTKDFNQLFHLRYIAISGDFKALPPTFGKFWNLQTLILNTSTLESTLEVKPEIWNLLQLRHLHTNIPAKLPSPTTTTGKPSCLQTLSMVAPESCEKDVLAKACNVRKLSIRGQMAAFLGAYKGGINNLEELQCLEHLKLLNDVLFINKTLHLPPAFSNLVSMVKKLTLTNTRFAWSEADKLGTLESLEVLKFKENAFTGHLWKPKSGFSALQVLWIERSELESWEASVIKFPMLRQLVLISCDDLDSVPLELADIPSLQEMRLENTSKAVKSAKSVQDSKTSKSMKLKLSIFPPENESKVAQ from the exons ATGGTAAGCAAGCTGACAGTCTCATTG CTAGATCATGAGGTGAGAGTTTTTGGCAAGGGAAGTTGTCCAAATGAATTAGAGGGAACTGGgaaaaaaaatgcagaaaaatgTGGTGGAGTACCACTTGTAGTAGTGGTAATTGCAGGAGCATTAAGAGGTCGTTTGGACAAAAAATATTGCGAAAGAGTTGACAGAAATGTGGTGCAACATTTTGGTGATCATACCCAAGATAGCTGCCTGAAATTTGTGAAGATGAGTTATGATCATTTGCCCCAAGAAGTGCAGATGTGCTTCCTGTATTGTGGTGTCTTTCCTCGAGGCTTTGATATCCCTTGTTGGAAAATGATTCGTTTGTGGATAGCAGAGGGGTTGATAAAGCCGCAGCCTAAGTTCACTCTAGAGGAGAGAGCAGAGTTTTGTTTGACAGATCTTGTCAACAGAAATTCAGTAATAATAATGCAAAAGATGTCTGATGGTCAAATAAAAACTTGTCGTCTTCACGACATGTTGTATCAGTTCTGCAAAAAGGAGGCTAGTAACAGATGGCTTTTTCAAGAACCTGATCAATCTACCCTGGACCCAGATACTTGCCATCGATTGAGTATTCAACCATCTAATCTGTCTGACTTTCTCTCCACAGCACCTGTTGCAGAACATGTCAGATCTTTCTATTGTTTTTCCTCAAAACAAAAACCAATTGACTTGTCTCCTAATGAAATCAAACTCATTCACAAAGCCTTTCCACTTATGAGAGTCTTGGATGTTGAATCTCTCAAGTTTATTTTCACCAAAGACTTCAACCAATTATTTCATTTGAGGTATATTGCTATCTCAGGTGACTTTAAGGCCCTCCCTCCTACCTTTGGTAAATTCTGGAATTTACAAACTCTAATACTTAATACAAGTACCTTAGAGTCCACTCTTGAAGTAAAACCAGAAATATGGAACTTGTTACAGTTGAGGCATCTCCACACCAACATACCTGCAAAATTGCCATCCCCAACTACCACCACAGGTAAACCTTCTTGTCTACAGACTCTTTCTATGGTTGCACCAGAAAGTTGTGAGAAAGATGTGCTAGCAAAGGCGTGTAATGTAAGAAAATTGAGCATTCGAGGGCAAATGGCAGCATTTCTTGGTGCTTACAAGGGTGGTATCAACAATCTTGAAGAGCTACAGTGTCTGGAACatttaaaattgttgaatgatgttcttttcataaataaaacacTTCACCTTCCACCAGCATTCTCCAATCTGGTAAGTATGGTGAAGAAGTTAACTCTGACAAACACAAGGTTTGCTTGGAGTGAGGCGGATAAATTGGGGACGTTGGAATCTCTTGAGGTCCTAAAGTTTAAAGAAAATGCATTCACGGGTCATCTCTGGAAGCCAAAGAGTGGATTTAGCGCACTCCAAGTCTTGTGGATTGAAAGGTCAGAATTAGAATCTTGGGAGGCTTCGGTTATTAAATTCCCCATGCTTAGGCAACTTGTTCTTATCTCTTGTGATGATCTCGATTCTGTGCCACTTGAGCTGGCTGATATACCTAGCCTTCAAGAGATGAGGCTTGAGAACACAAGCAAAGCAGTAAAATCCGCAAAAAGTGTTCAGGATAGCAAGACATCTAAAAGCATGAAACTCAAGCTAAGCATATTCCCTCCTGAAAATGAATCCAAGGTTGCACAGTGA